A stretch of Arachis hypogaea cultivar Tifrunner chromosome 15, arahy.Tifrunner.gnm2.J5K5, whole genome shotgun sequence DNA encodes these proteins:
- the LOC112748602 gene encoding uncharacterized protein codes for MLNFDNQAVGERRLLKLNELEEFRSHAYENAKIYKEKAKKLHDQKLVGREFIEGQKVLLYNLRLKFFPGKLKSRWSGPFTILKFSPYGHVELMEDKTQRTFTVNGHMLKHYLGDSLDEQRASYNLN; via the coding sequence ATGTTGAACTTTGATAATCAAGCTGTTGGGGAAAGAAGACTACTAAAACTCAATGAGCTGGAAGAATTCAGATCCCATgcatatgagaatgccaaaatctacaaggagaaagcaaagaaATTGCATGATCAAAAGCTAGTAGGAAGAGAGTTTATAGAAGGTCAAAAAGTGCTGCTATACAATTTAAGGCTCAAGTTCTTCCCAGGGAAGCTAAAGTCAAGATGGTCTGGACCTTTCACAATCCTCAAGTTCTCtccctatggtcatgtagagcttATGGAGGACAAGACACAGAGGacttttactgtcaatggccaCATGCTCAAGCATTACTTGGGGGACTCATTGGATGAGCAGAGAGCGAGCTATAACCTCAACTAA